The Triplophysa rosa linkage group LG25, Trosa_1v2, whole genome shotgun sequence genome window below encodes:
- the cept1b gene encoding choline/ethanolaminephosphotransferase 1b produces MSGLTRPHGRRGGGRERGGGLERGRGVDSSCWFAPGVLRRLFELPEPVLSRHQLKRLEEHRYSSSGRSLLEPTMQRYWEWLVRRMPPWIAPNLITIVGLATNIFTTLVLVYYCPTATEQAPLWAYLLCAVGLFVYQSLDAIDGKQARRTNSSSPLGELFDHGCDSLSTVFVVLGTSIAVQLGTHPDWMFFCCFSGMFMFYCAHWQTYVSGTLRFGIIDVTEVQIFIILMYLLAAVGGSAFWQSPVPIISIQMKIIPALCTFLGVVFSCTNYFRVIFTGGVGKNGSTIAGTSVLSPVLHIGSVIVLAMMIHKKSAVQLFEKHPCLYILAFGFVSAKITNKLVVAHMTKSEMHLYDVAFLGPGLLFLDQYFNSFVDEYLVLWISLILSLLDLVRYCISVCNEIASHLHICVFKIKLQSSASVE; encoded by the exons ATGAGTGGGCTGACAAGGCCGCATGGCCGGCGGGGCGGGGGTCGTGAACGGGGCGGGGGTCTTGAACGGGGCCGGGGCGTGGATTCGTCGTGCTGGTTCGCCCCGGGCGTCCTGCGGCGTCTGTTCGAGCTGCCGGAGCCGGTTCTGTCCCGTCACCAGCTGAAGCGTCTGGAGGAGCATCGATACAGCAGCTCGGGACGCTCCCTGCTCGAACCCACCATGCAGCGTTACTGGGAGTGGCTCGTCCGCAGAATGCCGCCCTGGATCGCGCCCAACCTCATCACCATCGTGGGTCTGGCCACCAACATCTTCACCACGCTGGTGCTGGTGTATTACTGTCCCACTGCCACTGAGCAG GCTCCTCTCTGGGCGTATCTGCTGTGTGCGGTGGGGTTGTTTGTCTATCAGTCATTGGACGCTATCGATGGAAAACAGGCCAGACGCACTAACAGCAGTTCTCCACTGGGGGAGCTGTTCGACCACGGCTGTGATTCCCTCTCCACAG TGTTTGTGGTACTGGGCACCAGTATAGCCGTGCAGTTGGGAACTCACCCTGACTGGATGTTTTTCTGCTGTTTCTCGGGcatgttcatgttttattgcGCTCACTGGCAGACGTACGTCTCTGGTACTCTGCGCTTCGGCAT TATTGATGTGACAGAAGTTCAGATCTTCATAATTCTCATGTATTTACTGGCTGCTGTGGGCGGATCGGCTTTCTGGCAGTCACCG GTTCCCATAATAAGCatccaaatgaaaataattcCAGCGCTTTGTACATTTTTGGGAGTTGTTTTCTCATGTACCAATTACTTCAGAGTCATATTCACAGGCGGCGTTGGGAAAAACGGATCCACCATAGCG ggtACGAGTGTGTTATCTCCCGTCCTGCACATCGGCTCCGTCATCGTCCTGGCCATGATGATTCATAAGAAATCTGCCGTGCAGCTCTTTGAGAAACACCCGTGTCTTTATATTCTGGCCTTTGGTTTCGTCTCTGCTAAAATCACAAATAAACTGGTG GTGGCTCATATGACCAAGAGTGAGATGCACCTTTATGACGTGGCGTTTCTGGGTCCCGGCCTGTTGTTTCTGGATCAATACTTCAACAGCTTCGTCGATGAATATCTGGTGTTGTGGATTTCTCTG ATTCTGTCTCTCTTGGATCTGGTGCGTTACTGCATCAGCGTCTGTAATGAGATCGCCTCTCACCTGCACATCTGCGTCTTTAAGATCAAACTCCAGAGCTCGGCGTCCGTGGagtga
- the dram2b gene encoding DNA damage-regulated autophagy modulator protein 2b, translating to MWWFQEGLCALPAALVVWTAATFVFAYITAVVLRHVDPLVPYISDTGTVAPERCVFGIMLNVSAFLGVATMYVRYKQLLALIDASDTRLHLLNRVGLVLGCGSSLGMCVVANFQKTTLFSMHLVGAVLTFGVGALYIFAQTLLSYHMQPHIHSKSMFWTRLSVGMWTLASIISMFVSSVIMYSTLPGVEVNKKLHWTPGEPGYTPHIISTISEWSLALSFISFFFTYIRDFKKINLRAEAELHSDHLYHSSHYRDVPETSPLLAGSI from the exons ATGTGGTGGTTTCAGGAGGGTTTGTGCGCTCTGCCCGCGGCGCTGGTGGTGTGGACCGCCGCCACCTTCGTCTTCGCGTACATCACGGCTGTCGTACTGAGACACGTGGACCCTCTAGTGCCCTACATCAG TGACACCGGGACCGTAGCGCCGGAGAGATGTGTGTTTGGAATCATGCTGAACGTGTCGGCCTTCTTAG GTGTGGCTACGATGTACGTGCGCTATAAGCAGCTGCTGGCGCTGATAGACGCTAGCGACACTCGTCTGCATCTTCTCAACCGCGTGGGCTTGGTTCTGGGCTGCGGCAGTTCTCTCGGCATGTGTGTGGTCGCTAACTTCCAG AAAACCACTCTGTTCTCCATGCATCTGGTCGGCGCCGTGTTGACGTTCGGCGTCGGCGCTCTGTACATTTTCGCCCAGACCCTGCTGTCCTATCACATGCAGCCTCACATCCACAGTAAAAGCATGTTCTGGACCCGTCTGAGCGTGGGGATGTGGACTTTAGCCAGCATCATCAGCA TGTTCGTATCGTCCGTCATCATGTACAGCACGTTACCTGGAGTAGAAGTCAACAAGAAGTTACACTGGACCCCTGGAGAACCC GGTTACACGCCTCACATCATCAGCACCATCTCTGAATGGTCTCTGGCTCTGTCCTTCATCAGCTTCTTCTTCACGTACATCAGAGACTTCAAG aagatcAATCTGAGAGCGGAGGCGGAGCTTCACAGCGATCACCTGTATCACTCCAGTCATTACCGGGACGTCCCCGAGACCTCACCACTGCTGGCCGGGAGCATCTGA